A single window of Anomaloglossus baeobatrachus isolate aAnoBae1 chromosome 5, aAnoBae1.hap1, whole genome shotgun sequence DNA harbors:
- the LOC142313114 gene encoding uncharacterized protein LOC142313114 produces the protein MDRTGEVRTLEMSVVRLITVSLHNQDYKVVKKTSSERCQAPVSEGWGRPLSPITGPPPHPPIHEDINDQKILELTYKMIELLTGEVPIRCQDVTVYFSMEEWEYLEGHKDLYKDVMMEVPKTLTSPGLSSNRTTPERCPRPLLPQDCKQEYPDVLQDHQDPTISDPLSGDLLYKRILLIDPSRMDMDRDKMAERILHLTLEILFRLTGEVRDSDDVTLHHSYLWE, from the exons atggacagaactggagaggtgaggactctggaaatgtctgtagtgagattaattactgtgtctctccataaccaggattacaaagtagtgaagaagacctctagtgagcgctgtcaggcccctgtgtctgagggatggggaagacccctgagcccaatcacggggcctccacctcaccccccgatacatgaggacatcaatgatcagaagatcctagaactcacctacaagatgattgagctgctgactggagag gttcctataaggtgtcaggatgtcaccgtctatttctccatggaggagtgggagtatttagaaggacacaaagatctgtacaaggacgtcatgatggaggttcccaagaccctcacatcaccag gtctatccagtaaccggacaacaccagagagatgtccccgtcctcttctcccacaggactgtaaacaagaatatCCCGATGTtcttcaggatcatcag gaccctacaatatcggatcctctcagtggagatcttctatataagagaattctactgattgacccatcaaggatggatatggacagggacaagatggcggagaggatattacacctcaccctagagatcctcttccggcttactggagaggtgagagattctgatgacgtcacattacatcattcttatctatgggaataa